The nucleotide sequence CCGTCGACCAGGTCGCCCTCGTCGAACTCGGTCAGCGTGCCGTCGATCATCTCGTTCATCTGCTCGTCGGAGATGTCGCTGAAGTCGATGACGGACGTGTTCTTAATGTCGGTCAAAACGGACCCCTTTCAAACTTAAGTCGGGGACCCTTCGTCATGATTGATTGCTTACACCATGTTCGCTCTGCAAAAGCTTGCTCGCTCAGCTGTGCAACAAAAACATGTCTCGGGGGCCTACAGTTACGTGCGCTTCCGGGAGGATTCCCGATAAGCCGCATTAGTATATCACACAGGCAACGTCCCCAGAACCACTATTCACAAGGCCCCACGATTATTTCTCGCCATTCCGCCACCTTTGGCCTCGCATCAGCCGCGGTAGCGCGCGGAGGCGGCATGCGAGCTGTAGTAGGCCCGCTTGTCCTCGTACATGGCACCGTCGGCCCACCTGACGGCCTCGTCGACAAGGCAAGGCTCCGCGGCGTAGTGCAGCCCCATGGCCATGGGGCACGAGGCGTCGGCCAGCCGGGCGCGCACCGTTTCCACCAGCGCGTCGAAGCCGTCTGCGGAGACGTCCTTCACGATGGCGAGGAACTCGTCGCCGCCCATGCGGTACACGTATGCCCCCGGGAGCGCGTCTGCGAGCGCGCTGCCCGCCGCGATCAGCGCGCGGTCGCCCCTTGCGTGGCCGTCGCGGTCGTTGATGTCCTTCAGGCCGTTCATGTCCACGTACACCACGCCGAACCCGTTGCGCGGGCCCGCGGCGTCGAGCTCCTCCACGTCGGCGATGAAGCGGTTGCGGTTCCCCAGGCCGGTGAGCGTGTCCGTGAAGCTGAGCTGGCGGAACCGCTCCTTCGTGCGGTAGCGCTCCAGCTCCATGGACAGGAAGTAGGAAAGGCTGCTGAAGAACTCCCCGCAGTGGTCCAGGTGGATAGCGGCCGGATTGTCCACGCCGATGGAGCCGATGAGCTCGCCCTCCACGAGCAGCGGCGCGTCCACCAGGGTGGTTATGCCCTGCGGGGCGAGCATCTCGTACTCGTTCGGCGAAGTCTCGCGCAAATCCTCCAGGTTCTTGACGACGATGGTCTCGCGCTTCAGGAACAGCGGCATCCACTGCGTCACGAAATGCAGGTCCATGTTCTGCAGCTCGTCGATCTGGGGCACCACGCCCTCGGCGCACCACTCGTGCGAGTTGCTGAACGAGGTGCCGTCGGGCGACACCTGGAAGAGGTACACGCGGTCGGCCTCCATGAACTCGCCTATCATCTGGAGCACGGACGTCATGTCGCCCGCGAACCCGTCTATGTTCTGCAGCTTCATGGCGCAGCGCACGAGCAGCGTCTCCAGGCCCAGCTTCGTCTCCAACGCCCGGCGCTGCTCCTGCTCGGCGGTCATGTCGAACGCCACCTCGAAACGGGCCGGGCGGCCCTCCCAGTCCACGACCTTGTCCTTGAGCAGGTAGTGGCGCCCGAACTTCTCGTTGTAGTGCGCCCACGTGACGAACGCGTCCGCGGAAAGCTCGTGGTTGTTGCAGAACTCGCAGGGGGCGTCTTTGCCCAGCACCACGTCATAGCACGTCCGGCCCCGCCAGTCGCCTACGAGGCGCTCCGCGGATCCGTTGAGGTACAGCATCTCGTGGGTATCGAGATCGCTCACGTACACGCATTCCGCCAGCGCGTCGAATATCTCGTAAGGGTTAGCCATGCCGGCCCTCTCCTCGCTATCTCCCTCGGCCCGTGCCCGTCTCGGACGACGGGCGGTGTCCGCGTGCGCCTTTGCACCCCGTGCCTTCCGGGGCGTGTTCCCGCGTCCATTCTACCCCATGAGGCAGGCGGCGGAGGGCGCGAGGCGCGAAGGCGCGGCCGTTTCTGCCCGCCGCGCGGCAGGCCTCGGCCCTAGGCTTTCTGGCAAGCGGCGCACACGCCGTCGAAGATGATCTCGTGGCCCTCGATAGCGAAGCCATGTGCATCGGCTATACGGGAGGCGATGTCCGGCTCGTAGGGCATATCGACGTCCACGATGCCGCCGCACACGCGGCACTTCGCGTGATAGTGCGGTTCGTTGAAGAAGTCATAGCGGTCGGCGCCGTTGGGCACCTCGACGCGCAGCACGTCGCCTCGGCTAGCCAGCACGCCCAGGTTGCGGTACACCGTGGCGCGCGAGATGTTCGGGTACGTGCGACGCACCGCCTCGTACACGTCGGCCGACGTGGGGTGGTTATGCAGCGACCGCACCGCCTCCAGCACGAGCGCCCGCTGTATGGTGTTGCGCGAGGGCGCCGTGGACGCCCCCTTCTTCGTTGCCGTGGCCATTGCGAACTCCTTGGGTCTGCTTATCACTATCGTAATTTAAATAGGATTATATCCCATTAACAACAACCTGCAAACCCCGCCGCCGAACCTCCACACGGGACGGCACCTTCTGCACTCGCTACACAGCGGCGGCGCCCGTCTCGCCGGTGCGGATGCGCACCACCTCTTCCACCGGGAAGATGAAGATCTTGCCGTCGCCCACCTCGCCGGTGCATGCCGTGGCGCGGACGAGGTCGACGAGAGGCGCCACCTCTGCATCGTCGACCACGAGCTCGAACTTCACCTTCGGTATCATGTTGAGCATCACCTCGGTCCCGCGGTAGTACTCCTTCCAACCATGCTGGCTGCCGCAGCCTTGCACCTGGCTGACGGTCATGCCGCCCACCTGCGCGACGAACAGCGCCTCCTTGAGCGGCTCGAGCTTCTCGGGCCGCACGATGGCGGTGATCTTCTTCATTTAGCAGCTCCTTTGCTATCACTGATTCGTCAAAGCCAGCGAGAATCGCCGGCCCGTTCCGCCGTTCGGCAGAAGGGGAACCTTAGTCGAGTCCCACATAGGCCGGATAAGCGCTCTCGCCGTGCGCGGTCACGTCGAGGCCCTGCGCCTCCTCCGCCTCGCCCACACGCAGGCTTCCCCTGAAGCACGCCTTCACGATGAAACCGAGCGCCACGTCGAGCACGCCCACGAACGCCGCCGTCACGAGAATGCCGAGCACCTGCGCGCCCAGCAGCGTGGGATCGCCGGTATAGAGCAGGCCGCCGAAATCGGTCCACGACAGCTCGGGCACGCAGAACAGCCCGGTCAGAATACCGCCGGTCACGCCACCGACCGCATGGATGCCGAATGCGTCGAGCGCGTCGTCGTAGCCGAACGTGCGTTTGAGGAACGAGACGGCGGCGTAGCACACGGGCGACACGATGACGCCCATCGCCGCCGCTGCCCATGGCTCCACGAAGCCCGCTGCCGGAGTGATGACCACGAGTCCGGCCACCAAGCCCGTCGCCGCGCCCACGAGCGTGGGCTTGCCGACCCGCACGCGCTCGACGGCCAGCCATGAAACGAGCGCCGCACTAGACGCCGCCGCGGTGTTCACGAGCGCGAGCGCGGCAACGCCGTCGGGGGCGAACTCGGAGCCCGCATTGAAGCCGAACCATCCGAACCACAGGAGCGTCGCGCCCAGCGCCACGAACGGCACGTTGTGGGGGCGGTAGCTCATCACGGCGTACCCCTTTCGCTTGCCCGCGATAACGCAGAGAACCAGGCCCGTGAGGCCGGACGAGATGTGCACCACATCGCCGCCCGCGAAGTCGAGCGCGCCGATCATGCCTCCCACGAGACTCCCCTCGCCGCCCCACACCATGTGGGCGAGCGGCGGGTACACCACGACGGTCCACACCGCCGTGAACGCGCACACCGCGCCGAACTTCACGCGCCCGGCCACCGCACCCGTGACGATGGCCGTGGTGATCATGCAAAACGCCATCTGGAACACCACGTCGGCCATCGCGGGGTACGCGTCGTGGCTCAGCGCTTCGGGGGCTTCGCCCACGATGTCGGCCACCAGCCCCGCGAGGCCGAGCTGGTCGAAGCCTCCGAAGAACGGAAGCGACCCGTCCCCGCCGTACGCGAACGACCATCCGCACACCGTCCAGGTGACGCCCACGATGCCGAGCACCGCAAACGACATGAGCATCGTGTTCACGACGTTCTTGCGACGGCTCAAACCTCCGTAGAAGAACGCCAGCCCCGGCGTCATCAGCAAGACGAGCATCGCGCATACCAGCATGAAACCCGTCGATCCTGTGTCGAACATGTGCCTCTACCTCCCTCGAATACGAGCGCTACCTGTTTACGCATTCGATGATCCCACCGCCCCGCGACCGTCCCAAGCGAGACCTGCAACTGTTAACGCGCTCAAAAACGCCTTTTAACAGACGGGAAGCATCGCCGTTACCGAAAGGAAACACGCCTCGCAGCACCGGGCCGCGAGCCCGAAGGAATCGGACTGCGGGAACGATGGCAGCGCGCACCGTTGCGGTATAGTGGAAGGGACACGCGAGAGAAAGGACCACCGCATGACCATCGAGTTCGTCCCCGTCGAAACGCCCGAGGACCGCGCCGCCCTGGCGACGCTCGCCAGCGAGATCTGGCACGAGTACTGGCCCGCCCTCATCGGCGAGGCCCAAACCGACTACATGGTGGAACAGTTCCAGAGCCTCGAAGCTATCGAGCGCGACGTGGCCGAGCACGCTTACGAGTACTGGTTCCTGCGCACCGCCGAGGATGGCCGCACCGTGGGCTACACGGGAGGGCGCGTCGAGCCCGAGACGAACCGCTTCTTCATCTCGAAGATCTACCTGCGCGCCGAAGTGCGTGGGCACGGGTTCGCCAGCCAGACCATCCGCTTCTACGAGGACCTGTGCCGCGCACGCGGACTCGCGGCCATGTACCTGACGGTGAACAAGCACAACGACCTGGGCGTGCGCGCGTACCGGGGCAAGGGGTTCGAGACCATCGACTCCGTGGAGACCGACATCGGGCAGGGCTTCATCATGGACGACTTCATCATGGAGAAGCGCATCGGCGCATAGGATGCCGTTCAACCATTGGTGAAACCGCCTGCTGTGACGCCCCTTCTATCTGACCGGGGTATATGATTCCGTTATCGTCGAAGAGAAGGAGCGGTCGCATGGGCAAGTTCGTCATCAAGACGTCCGAGACGGGATGCCATTTCGTGCTGAAAGCCGACAACGGCGAAGTCATCGCCACGTCGCAGCACTACCAGTCCAAGGAATCCTGCAAGAAGGGCATCGAGAGCGTGAAGAGGAACGCCCCCGGCGCAGAAGTCGTGGAAGAGGATTAGCTCGTTCCGCTGGCCTAACGGCCAGCGGAAACGCTCGACGGCGCGAGGGGCCCCCGTGCCCAGCCTTGCCGCTCCAAGCCTTCCTCGCGTGCAAAAGCGCGCTTCGCCGGCTCACGGCAATTCTGGGCACGGGGGCCCCTCGCGCCGATCTACAACGCCAACCCGTCTACGACCTCGTTGGACGCACCACCCGATCCCCCTAGAAGAACATCAGGAACAGGTGCGTGAACGCAAACGCCAGTAGGCCGCAGCCGGGAAACGTGAGCACCCAGGTGCCCACCATGCGGCCGGCAAGGCCCCATTTCACGTTGCGCAGGCTCTTCTCGGCGCCCACGCCCATGATGGCGGTGGTCTTGGTATGCGTGGTGGACACCGGCAGGCCCGTGAACGTGGCCAGGCCGATGCAGAAGCAGGCGGACAGGCAGGCGGCGAAGCCCTGGTACTGCTCCATCTTCACCATGTTCATGCCCACGGACTTGATGATCTTCTTGCCGCCCACGGCGGTGCCCAGCGCCATGACGGCCGACACCATGATGATGAGCCAGAACGGGAACGACACGTCGCCGCCCGACTGGCCGCTCATGGCCAGCATGATGCCCAGCATGCACAGCGACAGGAACTTCTGGCCGTCCTGCGCGCCGTGCAGCACGGCCACGCCGGCGCCCGACACGATCTGCGCCCACTTGAAGAACGAGTTCGCCTTGGAGCGCTCGGCGCGCCGGCACGCCTTCTTTATGAGGCGCGTGAACAGCCACCCCGTGCCGAACCCGAGCACCGTGGAGATGACCAGGCCGTATACCACCTTCATCCATTCGCCGCCGTTCACGCCCCCCAGGCCTCCCTGCAGGGCGATGGCCGCGCCGGTGATGCCGGCGATGAGCGAGTGGCTCTGGGACGTGGGTATGCCGAAGTACCAGGCCGCCACGCCCCATACGATGATGGCCACCATGGCCGCCGCCAGCGCGACGAGGGCGGCGTGGTTGTCGCCGCCGAAATCCACCATGTTGAAGATGGTGGCGGCCACGGCCGACGAGACCAGGGTGATGCCGGCAAGGCCGACGAAGTTGCATATCGCCGCCATAACGATGGCGGGCGTGGGCTTCATGGCCTTCGTGCCCACGACGGTGGCGATGGCGTTGGGGGCGTCGGTCGCCCCGTTCACCACCGTGGCGCCCAGCGTCAGGATGACGATGAGGGCGAGTATGGGGTCGCTGACGAACGCTGCAGCGAACGAGCCGAAATCGTAGCTCACTCAGACTCCTCCTCGAACGAAGGGCGCCGATCGGCAAGAGTATTCAACTTGTGGTCCCTTTCACGGCTTCGGTGACAAAGCACACGGAATCGTATGATAACGGTGCTTTGTCAAGTCAAGGCAACGGAAAGATCAAGTTTAGGTAAAGTCGCCCCTATTTCATGCGCTCCTCGATGGAGGCCGCTATCCCCTCGGGATCGAGGCCCAGGTCGCGAAGCAGCAAGTCGGCCTTGCCCTGCGGCACGAACATGTCGGGGATGCCCAGCGTGAGCGCGGGCACGGCCAGGCCCTGGCGCGCAAGCTCGCCCAGCACGCCCTCGCCCGCACCGCCCGACACGATGCCGCCCTCCACCGTGACCACGAGGCGCGTCTGCGCCGCACGCGCGATGGCATCGGCGTCGAGCGGCTTCGCCCAGCGCATGTCCACGACGCGCGCGTCGATGCCGCGCACCGCCAGCAGCTCCGCGGCGCCCAGCGCACGGCCCACCATGCGGCCGAACGCGAGGATGGCCACGTCGGCCCCCTCGCGCACCACCTGCGACTTCCCCACTTCCAGCACCTGGGGCTCCTCGGGCAGCGGCACGCCCTCCGCCGCCCCGCGCGGGTAGCGGATAGCGAACGGGCCGCCCAGCGCCAGCGCCGTGTGCAGCGCATGCACGAGCTCCGCCTCGTTCGACGGGGCGAGCACGCGCATATGCGGCACCATGCGCGTGTATGCGAGGTCGAACATGCCGTGATGCGTGGGGCCGTCCTCCCCCACCACGCCGGCGCGGTCGATGGCGAACACCACGTCCAGGTTCGGCAGCGCGTTGTTGATGACCAGCTGGTCCACGGCGCGCTGCAGGAACGTCGAGTAGATGGCCACGACCGGCTTCTTGCCGCCGATGGCCAGGCCCGAGGCCAGGCCCACAGCGTGCTCCTCGGCTATGCCCGAGTCCACGAAGCGGCTCGGGAACTCCTCGGCGAAGCCCGCCAGGCCCGTGCCGTCCTTCATGGCGGCCGTGATGGCCACGATACGCTCGTCCTTGCGCGCCTCGGCCGCAAGCGCCGCGCCGAACACGCTCGTGTACGAGGGAGCGGCGGACGGCTTCTTCTTCACGGCACCGGTAGCCACGTCGTACGGCGCGATGCCGTGGAACTTCTCGGGGTTGCGCACGGCCGGCCCGTAGCCGGCTCCCTTCTTCGTCACCACGTGCATGAGCACGGGTGCGTCCGTCTCCAGCACCATGGCGAGCGTCTCCTTGAGCGCGCCGATGTCGTGGCCGTCGATGGGCGCCGTGCACAGGATACCCAGCTGCTCGAAGATCATGGTACGCGGGAGCACGAACTGCTTCATGGATTCCTTCATGTTGCGCCCGAAGTTCGCGAGTGCCTCCCCGAAGGGTCCGCTGCTTTCCAGTCTCTCCTGGACGGAGTCGCGCGTCTGGCGGTACTGCGAGGAGGCGCGCATGTAGCCGAGGTGCTTCATGAGCGCGCCCACGTTGCGCGAGATGGACATCTCGTTGTCGTTGAGGACGACCACCATCGGGGTCTGCGCCTGTCCGATGTGGTTGAGCGCCTCGAACGCCATGCCGCCCGAGAGCGCCGCATCGCCTATCAGGGCTACCACCTTGTTGTCGCCGCCCGAGAGGTCGCGTGCCTTCGCCAGGCCGAGCGCCACCGAAAGCGAGTCGGAGGCATGGCCCGAGGGATGCACGTCGTAGGGGCTCTCGCCGGGCTTCGGGAAGCCGGAGAGGCCGCCGTAGGTGCGCAGCGACTTGAACTCCTCGAGGCGGCCCGTGACCAGCTTGTGCGCATAGGCCTGGTGGCCCACGTCGAAGATGAACCGGTCGCGCGGGCAGTCCAGCATGCTGTGCACGGCCAGGATGATCTCCACGGCACCGAGCGACGAGCCCACGTGACCGCCCGTCTCCGACGTTACGGACACGATCTCCTCGCGTATCTCGCGGGCGAGGATGGAGAGCTCTTCGTTGGTCAGCAGCTTGAGGTCGGCCGGCGACGAGATCACGTCGAGAATGCGATGGTCCATAGTCACGCCCCCCGTTACGCTTGAGCCGCAGCCGCCGCGGACGCCTCCGCGTCCGAAGCTGCGGCTTCGATTTCAACCTCGGTTCCCGCGGCGGCCTCGCAGACGGCCTTGCCCGCGCCGTCTTCGGCCTCGTCTTCGGCATCGCGGGCCTCGATGTTCTCTTCGAGCAGCTCGCTCGCCCGCAGGCCCAATCCCACAGCCTCCTCATACAGGGAGAGCGCCTCGTCGAGGGGCATCTCGCTCGAGCCAACGGCGTCGACGATCTCGTCGAGGCGGGCCTTCACCTGGTCAAAGCTTTCATATGACTCATGCGCCATGGGAAGGGGCTCCTTCGGGCAGCTCGCCCTCCCGCGCCGCAGCGGACGCCGACGCCGCCTTCTCCTCGGCCTTCTCCTCGTCCAGGATCTTGGCGATGCGGCCCAGCACGCCGTTGACGAAGCGCGGCGACTCGTCCTCGCCGCCGAAGTCCTTCGCCAGCTCCACGGCCTCGTTGATCGTGACCGAGGTGGGCACGTCGTCCACGTACATCATCTCGTAGGTGGCCAGGCGCAGGATGGAGCGGTCGACGATGGGCATGCGCGCAAGCGCCCAGTTCTCCGACGTGGCCGCCAGATGCTTGTCGATGGCCATGCGGTGCGCCTCCACGCCGCGCACGAGCGCCGTGGCGTAGTCGGGCAGCGGGCCGTCCTCGGCCAGGTAGCGGCCTTCCTCGGCGATCTTGGTAGCGCCCTCGTCCGTGATCTCGCTCGTGTAGAGCAGCGCGAGCGCCGAGCGGCGCGCACGCGTTCGTTCATGTCGTTTAGCAGCCATAGAAGCTCAGCAAACCTCCGGCTAACCGGCAAACTGGATGCCGTCGATGTACACGTCGACCGAGGAGACCTGCGCCCCCACCTGGCTCGCCACGGCATCGGCCACGGCCTGGCGCAGGTTGGCGGCCAGGTCGGGCAGCACGTAGCCGTAGTACACGTCCACGCGCACCGAGATGACCAGCTTGTCGTCCTCGTCCACGGCGATGTCGATGCCCTGCGTGGACGGCTTGGCGCCGAACACGGAGCGCAGGCCGCCTGCGGCGGCGGAGCCCACGGAGGCCACACCCTCCACCTCGTTGGCCGCAATGGACACGATCGTCTCGACGACACCCGGCGCAAGCGCCATGCCGTCAAGGTTCAGCTCGTTCATAACACGTCTCCCATCTGGGTTTCAATAAAGTCGGTCGTCGCATCGCCCGCGCAGAACACGGCGTTGTCCAGCACGCGGCGGTGGAACGAGATGGTGGTCTCGATGCCCTCGATGACGAACTCGTCGAGGGCGCGGCGGCCACGCGCAAGGGCCTCCTCGCGATCCTGTCCGTACACCACGAGCTTCGCCACGAGCGAGTCGTAGTAGGGCGAGATGCGCGAGCCCGTGCGCACGTAGCTCTCCACCCGAACGCCGGGGCCCGCCGGAGGCTCGAACTTGGTGATGGTGCCCGGGCACGGGCGGAAGCCGTGCGCGGGGTCCTCCGCGTTGATGCGGAACTCCATCGCATGGCCGAACGGGACGAACGGCGCGCGGGAAGCGCAGCTGATGGGCTCGCCGGAGGCGATGCGCAGCTGCTCCTTGATGATGTCGGTGCCGGTGATCTGCTCGGTCACGGGGTGCTCCACCTGCACGCGCGTGTTCATCTCCATGAAGTAGAAGTTGCCGCGCTCGTCGAGCAGAAACTCGATCGTGCCGGCGTTCTTGTAGTTCACGGCGCGCACGGCCTTGATGGCCGCCACGCCCATGGCACGGCGCAGGTCCTCGGTGAGCGCCGGCGAGGGCGCCTCCTCGATGAGCTTCTGGTGGCGGCGCTGCACGGAGCAGTCGCGCTCGCAGAGCGCCAGGTTGTTGCCGAAGTCGTCGGCCAGCACCTGCACCTCCACATGGCGCGGGCGCAGCACGAGCTTCTCCAGGTACACGCCGTCGTTGCCGAATGCGGCGCCGGCCTCGGTGCGGGCAGCCTGGTACTGGGCCTCGAGGTCGGCCGGGTCGTGCACCTCGCGCATGCCCTTGCCGCCGCCGCCCGCCGTGGCCTTGATGAGCACGGGGTAGCCCACGCTGTCCGCGAACGCCTTGGCCTCGGCAGCCGTGTCGATGCAGCCGTCGGAGCCGGGCACCGTGGGCACGCCGCAAGACTTCATGGTCTCGCGCGCCATGCTCTTGTCGCCCATGCGCTCGATGCAGTCGGCCGCGGGGCCTATGAACACCAGGTCGTTGTCCACGCAGGCGCGGGCGAAGTCGGCGTTCTCGGCCAGGAAGCCGTAGCCGGGGTGGATGGCCTCGGCGCCGGCGTTCTTGGCGGCGGCGATGATGCTGGGCATGACGAGGTAGCTCTTGTTCGCCTGGGCGGGGCCGATGCACACGGCCTCGTCGGCGTACTGCATGGGATAGGTGTCCGCGTCCTCCGTGGAGTACACCGCCACCGTCTTCACGCCCAGCTCCTTGGCGGCGCGCATGATGCGCAGCGCCACCTCGCCGCGGTTCGCTACCAGTATCTTGCTAAACATTACGCCGTCTCCGGGGCCGGGGCCGGGGCGCCGTGGGGCTCGACGTAGAACAGCGGCGTGCCGAACTCCACGGGCGAGGCATCCTCGAGGCACACCTCGCGCACCGTGCCCATCTCCTCGGCCGTGATCTCGTTCATGAGCTTCATGGCCTCCACGATGCAGAGCGTCTGGTTGGCAGCGACCTCGTCGCCCACCTGCACGAACGGCGGCTCGCCGGGCGCGGGGGACGTGTAGAACGTGCCCACCATGGGAGCCGTCACGCAGTACCAGTTGGAGGGGCGCTCGATGCCGTCGCCGGCGGAAGCGGAAGCCTCGGCCGCAGGAGCGGGGGCGACGGCGGCCACCGGGGCCGCCGCGGCTGCGGCCGCCACGGCGTCGGAGGACAGCGTGCCCGGCATGCGCACGGCGATGCGCGTGCCCTCCTCCTCGACTACGATCTCGCCGACGCCGCTCTCCTCGGCGACGCGAACCAGCTCGCGAATCTGATTGATGTCCACGTAATCGTCCTCCTTGGTATGGCTCGACTCCTGCTCCATGAGGAAGTCGACCTTCTCCGATGTGCGGTGCTTGCTCAGGTACGTGCGCGCCTCGTTCGGGAACAGGGCGTACATGAGCACGTCCTCCTCGCTCTTCGCGAGGTCGCCGATCTCGTCCTCCACCTGGGAGTACGTGGTGGTCACGAGCGAGCCGGGGGCCACGTCGGGCGGCAGCATCTCGGAGTTGCCCACGACCTTGGCCACGATGTCCTTGTCCATGCGGCCCGGCGCCTTGCCGTAGTAGCCGCAGATGTAGTCCTTCATCTCCTTGGACACGACGCTCCAGCGCTTGCCGGTGAGCACGTTGAACACGGCCTGCGTGCCCACGATCTGCGACAGGGGCGTGACGAGCGGCGGGTAGCCCACCTCGGCGCGCACCTTCGGGATCTCCTGCATGACCTCGGGCAGGCGGTCGCCGGCGTTCTGGATCTCCAGCTGCGACACCAGGTTCGACATCATGCCGCCGGGCACCTGGTGCGAGTACACCTTCATGTGCGTGAGCGAGGACACGCCGCGCTTGTAGTGGCCGCGCTTGCGCACCTCCTCCCAGTATTCGGCGATCTCGAACAGCAGGTCCAGGTTCAGGCCCGTGTCGTAGCGGCTCTCCTGGAGGGCGGCCACGATCATCTCCACCGCAGGGTGCGAGTTGCCGAAGGCGAGCGGCGCGTGGGCCGTGTCCGCGATGGCGGCGCCGGCCTCGGCGGCCTTGATGATGTTGGCGGGCGCCATGCCGCCCACGTAATGGCAGTGGATGTGCAGCGGCAGGCCGATCTCGGCGTTGAACGCCTTCACCATGCGCTCGGTGCGGTAGGGCGTGAGCATGCCGGCCATGTCCTTGATGGCGATGGAGTCGGCGCCCAGGTCCTTCATCTTCTGGCCGTACTCCAGGTAGCTGTCAAGCGTGTGGACGGGCGACATGGTGTAGGAGATGGCGCCCTCGAAGTGGCCGCCGCATTCCTTGATGGCCTCGGCGTTGTCCACGACGTTGCGGATATCGTTGAGGGCGTCGAACACGCGGAACACGTGGATGCCGTTGCGCTTGGAAGCCTTGATGAAACGGTTGCAGATCTCGCGCGAGTAATGCTTGTACCCCACCAGGTTCTGACCGCGGGACAGCATGGCGAGCGGCGTGTTCGGCGTGTTCGCCTTGATAGATCGCAGACGCTCCCACGGGTTCTCGTCGAGAAAGCGCAGGCACGTGTCGAACGTCGCGCCGCCCCAAGCCTCGATGGCCCAGTACCCGACCCGGTCCATCTTCGGCAGGATCGGCAGCATGTCCCCGATCTGCATGCGCGTGGCCCAGAGGCTCTGCTGGCCGTCGCGGATCGTGGTATCCATGATTTGAAGTCTCGGCATGAACTCACACCCCCTTCGATTTGCAGTTAGTCAAAGATCGAATATCCGATTATAGAGGAAGGTTGAGGTCGCGGCGTAGATGCCGGGTGAAATTCACTGCTAAGCAACAGAATAGGGGGACGAGGGGCGCAAACGGCCGTGCTTCGCGCAGGCGGGTGGCGGGCCAACCGCCTGCATCCCGAAATGAGCGGCTTTGTCGTCCGGCGCAGGCAAAGTGTATTCAGCTGAATACTTTCAACTTTGGAGGCTCGCCTACGATTTCGATCATGCCGGAGAAGTCACGACAGGCCAAGATGCTGGGCAAGGACCCCCTTGTCCAACTCCTCGCGCGCACGTTCGGCGAGAACGTGCGCGTCCTGCGCGAAAGCCAGCACCTGACGAAAAAGGAGCTGGCGGACATGGTAGGGTCCAGCCGAAGCCACATCACCGACATCGAGGACGGCTTGATAGACGCCGACTTCTCGAAGGTCGTGAAGTTCGCGCGGGCCTTCGAGCGCCCCCTCGACGCCCTTTTGACCCCCGGAGGAGCCCTCCATTCCCTGGGCGAGAACGAGAGGGGCTAGCCCCGCAGCCCAGCCTGGCCTAGAGCAGGCACCCGCGGAGCTCTTCC is from Gordonibacter urolithinfaciens and encodes:
- the nusB gene encoding transcription antitermination factor NusB; this encodes MAAKRHERTRARRSALALLYTSEITDEGATKIAEEGRYLAEDGPLPDYATALVRGVEAHRMAIDKHLAATSENWALARMPIVDRSILRLATYEMMYVDDVPTSVTINEAVELAKDFGGEDESPRFVNGVLGRIAKILDEEKAEEKAASASAAAREGELPEGAPSHGA
- the accB gene encoding acetyl-CoA carboxylase biotin carboxyl carrier protein, with amino-acid sequence MPRLQIMDTTIRDGQQSLWATRMQIGDMLPILPKMDRVGYWAIEAWGGATFDTCLRFLDENPWERLRSIKANTPNTPLAMLSRGQNLVGYKHYSREICNRFIKASKRNGIHVFRVFDALNDIRNVVDNAEAIKECGGHFEGAISYTMSPVHTLDSYLEYGQKMKDLGADSIAIKDMAGMLTPYRTERMVKAFNAEIGLPLHIHCHYVGGMAPANIIKAAEAGAAIADTAHAPLAFGNSHPAVEMIVAALQESRYDTGLNLDLLFEIAEYWEEVRKRGHYKRGVSSLTHMKVYSHQVPGGMMSNLVSQLEIQNAGDRLPEVMQEIPKVRAEVGYPPLVTPLSQIVGTQAVFNVLTGKRWSVVSKEMKDYICGYYGKAPGRMDKDIVAKVVGNSEMLPPDVAPGSLVTTTYSQVEDEIGDLAKSEEDVLMYALFPNEARTYLSKHRTSEKVDFLMEQESSHTKEDDYVDINQIRELVRVAEESGVGEIVVEEEGTRIAVRMPGTLSSDAVAAAAAAAPVAAVAPAPAAEASASAGDGIERPSNWYCVTAPMVGTFYTSPAPGEPPFVQVGDEVAANQTLCIVEAMKLMNEITAEEMGTVREVCLEDASPVEFGTPLFYVEPHGAPAPAPETA
- the dxs gene encoding 1-deoxy-D-xylulose-5-phosphate synthase, producing the protein MDHRILDVISSPADLKLLTNEELSILAREIREEIVSVTSETGGHVGSSLGAVEIILAVHSMLDCPRDRFIFDVGHQAYAHKLVTGRLEEFKSLRTYGGLSGFPKPGESPYDVHPSGHASDSLSVALGLAKARDLSGGDNKVVALIGDAALSGGMAFEALNHIGQAQTPMVVVLNDNEMSISRNVGALMKHLGYMRASSQYRQTRDSVQERLESSGPFGEALANFGRNMKESMKQFVLPRTMIFEQLGILCTAPIDGHDIGALKETLAMVLETDAPVLMHVVTKKGAGYGPAVRNPEKFHGIAPYDVATGAVKKKPSAAPSYTSVFGAALAAEARKDERIVAITAAMKDGTGLAGFAEEFPSRFVDSGIAEEHAVGLASGLAIGGKKPVVAIYSTFLQRAVDQLVINNALPNLDVVFAIDRAGVVGEDGPTHHGMFDLAYTRMVPHMRVLAPSNEAELVHALHTALALGGPFAIRYPRGAAEGVPLPEEPQVLEVGKSQVVREGADVAILAFGRMVGRALGAAELLAVRGIDARVVDMRWAKPLDADAIARAAQTRLVVTVEGGIVSGGAGEGVLGELARQGLAVPALTLGIPDMFVPQGKADLLLRDLGLDPEGIAASIEERMK
- a CDS encoding Asp23/Gls24 family envelope stress response protein — encoded protein: MNELNLDGMALAPGVVETIVSIAANEVEGVASVGSAAAGGLRSVFGAKPSTQGIDIAVDEDDKLVISVRVDVYYGYVLPDLAANLRQAVADAVASQVGAQVSSVDVYIDGIQFAG
- the accC gene encoding acetyl-CoA carboxylase biotin carboxylase subunit; the protein is MFSKILVANRGEVALRIMRAAKELGVKTVAVYSTEDADTYPMQYADEAVCIGPAQANKSYLVMPSIIAAAKNAGAEAIHPGYGFLAENADFARACVDNDLVFIGPAADCIERMGDKSMARETMKSCGVPTVPGSDGCIDTAAEAKAFADSVGYPVLIKATAGGGGKGMREVHDPADLEAQYQAARTEAGAAFGNDGVYLEKLVLRPRHVEVQVLADDFGNNLALCERDCSVQRRHQKLIEEAPSPALTEDLRRAMGVAAIKAVRAVNYKNAGTIEFLLDERGNFYFMEMNTRVQVEHPVTEQITGTDIIKEQLRIASGEPISCASRAPFVPFGHAMEFRINAEDPAHGFRPCPGTITKFEPPAGPGVRVESYVRTGSRISPYYDSLVAKLVVYGQDREEALARGRRALDEFVIEGIETTISFHRRVLDNAVFCAGDATTDFIETQMGDVL
- a CDS encoding exodeoxyribonuclease VII small subunit, with translation MAHESYESFDQVKARLDEIVDAVGSSEMPLDEALSLYEEAVGLGLRASELLEENIEARDAEDEAEDGAGKAVCEAAAGTEVEIEAAASDAEASAAAAAQA